A DNA window from Arachis duranensis cultivar V14167 chromosome 3, aradu.V14167.gnm2.J7QH, whole genome shotgun sequence contains the following coding sequences:
- the LOC107479750 gene encoding uncharacterized protein LOC107479750, producing the protein MGHRRFLNHDHKYRKDRYSFNGKIEDRGLPIKVSGGDIVQQLEGVHVQLSKENNGLHHNLDVMHIEKNVCNNIVFTILNEKGKSKDHIKARRDLQSMGIKHDLWPREDGKYPSAIFTMMNPQKELFLRIIKNVVFPDGYSSNISRCVNLRQRKLSGLKSHDYHILMEHLLPIALRNALPAIVSSVLANLSAFFHRLCSKSIDPQQLPLPQDHVVYNLCRMEMIFRPCFFTVMVHLIVHLVEEVRLGGPVHYRWMYPIETVPMSSQAVCAYLDNVESRINRSMRVDDRPRELMLDERTTMFPEVEKDVRAASFYTLTPTEKFQAHCHVLVNCLAVEKFIEVITKRKLQSRTRSQSYIDSVVHREFSDWFKRQVNLGIINPFTYSNGVMLFVSQADKTFYNPLEREEGLKTQNGGVYVTSDTRSYASKRDNNVAVGSVSYYEKLVDIIELNYSGQFTVVLFRCIWASTTSGRGIKQDSLGAHSG; encoded by the exons ATGGGTCATCGTCGCTTTCTGAATCATGACCACAAATACAGAAAAGACCGGTACTCCTTCAATGGAAAGATAGAGGATAGAGGTCTACCTATCAAAGTCTCTGGTGGAGACATTGTCCAGCAGTTAGAGGGTGTGCATGTCCAACTTAGCAAG GAGAACAATGGATTGCATCACAATCTTGATGTGATGCACATAGAGAAGAATGTGTGCAACAACATAGTTTTCACCATACTGAACGAGAAAGGTAAGTCTAAAGATCACATTAAAGCTCGAAGAGACCTCCAGTCGATGGGAATCAAGCATGATTTGTGGCCACGGGAAGATGGAAAGTACCCATCCGCCATCTTTACTATGATGAATCCACAAAAAGAACTCTTTCTAAGGATTATCAAGAACGTGGTCTTTCCAGATGGATACTCTAGCAACATTTCCCGCTGTGTTAACTTACGACAGCGCAAGTTGTCGGGCCTGAAAAGCCACGACTATCACATTCTAATGGAACATCTACTTCCAATCGCGTTAAGGAATGCATTGCCTGCCATCGTGTCTTCTGTCCTGGCAAATTTGTCAGCCTTCTTTCATCGATTATGCAGCAAATCCATAGATCCTCAACAACTTCCTCTCCCTCAGGATCACGTGGTTTATAATCTGTGTCGTATGGAGATGATTTTCCGTCCTTGTTTCTTCACAGTCATGGTTCATTTGATAGTGCATCTGGTCGAGGAGGTGCGTCTAGGTGGCCCAGTGCATTATCGGTGGATGTACCCAATTGAAACG GTACCTATGTCGTCTCAAGCAGTATGTGC GTACCTAGATAATGTCGAGAGTAGGATTAATCGATCAATGCGTGTTGACGATCGACCGCGTGAACTTATGCTTGATGAAAGAACAACCATGTTCCCCGAGGTTGAGAAAGATGTCAGGGCTGCTTCTTTTTACACCCTCACACCAACTGAAAAATTCCAAGCTCACTGTCACGTATTGGTCAATTGCCTGGCCGTGGAAAAATTTATAGA GGTGATCACAAAGAGAAAGTTACAAAGTAGGACAAGGTCCCAGTCTTACATAGACAGTGTTGTGCACAGAGAATTTTCCGATTGGTTCAAGCGTCAGGTGAATCTTGGTATCATTAATCCATTTACATATTCAAATGGTGTCATGTTGTTCGTATCCCAAGCTGATAAAACAT TTTACAACCCTCTCGAGAGAGAGGAAGGGTTGAAAACCCAAAATGGTGGGGTGTATGTCACTTCTGACACTAGGAGTTATGCAAGCAAGCGCGACAATAATGTTGCTGTTGGTAGCGTCTCGTATTACGAAAAACTAGTGGACATCATTGAGTTAAATTACAGCGGTCAATTCACAGTCGTCTTGTTTAGATGTATCTGGGCAAGCACCACCTCTGGCAGAGGCATAAAACAAGACTCTTTGGGGGCACACAGTGGTTAA